A segment of the Streptomyces pactum genome:
CCGCCGGTTCCGGCTGGCCCGGGTGCGGCAGGAACAGCGACAGGGACTGGTCGCGCCCGTCGGAGTGGAAGGCGCGCAGGTCGGGCCCCGCGAAGGTGACCCGGGCCAGGGACGGGCCGAGCCGCCTCGTCCGTACGACCTGGAGGGAGAAGAAGCGGAACGGGGCGGCCACGGCCGTCGTCATGGAGTGCTCCGGGAGGAGGGGGAGGGCGAGAGGTCAGCGGACCTTCTTGGCGTTCTCGATCGCCTCGGCCAGGTTGTCGAGCAGCGGCGTGCACTTGTCGTAGGACAGGATCGGCTCGGGGGAGCGGGAGATGACCTGGCCGGCCTTGACGGCGGGGAGCGCCTTCCAGGTGCCCTCGGTGATGTCGGCGGGCTGGATGGTCGAGGCGCGGTCGTCCATGATGATGACGTCGGCCGGGTACTTGTCGGCGTTCTCCCAGCTCAGGCTCTCGAACCAGCCGCCGGTCGCCTTCTTGGCCTCCTCCGGGGGCTCCACGATGTTCACGCCGAGGGCCTTGAAGTACTCCAGGTCCACGGAGTAGTTCGAGCCGGAGACGTAGAAGAGGTCCGGCGCGGCCGAGCCGGCCAGCACCTTGATCTCCGGGCGGGCCTTGGCGGCCTTGCGCAGCCGCTCGGCGGCGGCCTCGAACTTCTTCTTCGCCTCGACGACCTTCGTCGCCTTCATGTCGGCGCCCAGCGACTCGGCCAGCTCGGCCATCCGCTGGAGCGGCTTGGGGAGCTGGCGGTCGTAGACCGAGATCGCCACGCTCGGGGCGAGCTTGGCGATCTTGTCCTTGGAGGTCTCCGGGACGTACCAGAGGGTGCCGGCGTCGTCGAACGTCGTGGTGAGGAGGACCTCGGGCCGGAAGGCGGCGTACTGCTCGACGTTGAAGCTGTCGAACTTGTTGCCGAAGATCGTCAGCTTGCTGACGTCCATGTCGCCGGCCTGGACGTCGGCCTTGCCGTCCGGCGTCCTGGTCGGGCCGAAGACGCCCTCGATCTCGATGCCGTAGTCGTACAGGGCGGCGGCGACACCGGTGAAGGCGACGATCCTCGTCGGGACCTCGTCCAGCTTCACGGTCGTGCCGCGGTCGTCCTCGAAGGACCAGGGGCCGGACTTGGCGGAACCCGTGTCCTTGCCGGCTCCACCGCTGTTCGCGTCCTCGTCACCGCAGGCCGCGAGCACGGCACCGAGGCCGAGCGCGCCGCCGGCGGCGAGAATGCCGCGTCGGGTCGGGTGGGTGGCTCTGGCGTTGAACATGGCGTGGCTGCTTTCGAACGGTGCGGAGCGTCCGCAGGACAAGTCCAAGGTAGGTTAGCCTAACCTCAGATCATGTCCAGGGGGTGGTCCGGGCCGAGGTCGAAAGCGGCCCCGGCCCGGAGGGCTCGCGCCTCAGCCCGGCAGTCCCAACTCCCGTGCGATCAGCATCCGCTGGACCTCGCTCGTGCCCTCGCCGATCTCCAGGATCTTCGCGTCCCGCCACATGCGGGCCACGGGGTACTCGTTCATGAAGCCGTAGCCGCCGTGGATCTGGGTGGCCTCGCGGGCGTTGTCCACGGCCACCGTCGACGAGTACAGCTTGGCCAGCGCCGCCTCCTTCTTGAAGGGATCGCCGGCCACCAGGCGGGAGGCCGCGTCGCGCCACGCGAGGCGGGCCGTGTGGGCCTTCATCTCCATGTCCGCGATCTTGAACTGGATGGCCTGGTTGGCGCCGATCGGCCTGCCGAAGGCGTGGCGTTCCTTCGCGTACCTGACGGACTCGTCCACACAGCCCTGCGCGAGCCCCGTGCCCAGCGCGGCGATGGCGACCCGGCCCTCGTCGAGGATGCGCAGGAACTGGGCGTAGCCGCGGCCCTGTTCGCCCAGCAGGTTCGCCGCCGGGACCCGGACGTCGGAGAAGGACAGCTCACGCGTGTCCGACGCGTTCCAGCCGACCTTCGAGTAGGGGGCGGCCACCGTGAAGCCCGGGGTGCCGGACGGGACGATGATCGCCGAGATCAGGGGCCGGCCGTCCGGCCTCCGGCCGGTGACCGCCGTGACCGTCACCAGGCCCGTGATGTCGGTGCCGGAGTTGGTGATGAAGCACTTGGTGCCGTTGATGACCCACTCGTCCGTCGCCTCGTCCAGGCGGGCCGTGGTCCGCGTCGCGCCCGCGTCCGAGCCGCCGTCGGGCTCGGTCAGGCCGAAGGCGCCGAGGATCTCCCCGGAGCACAGGCGGGGCAGCCACGCGCGCTTCTGCTCCTCGGTGCCGAACAGGTGGAGCGGCATCGCGCCCAGCGAGACGCCGGCCTCCAGCGTGATGGCCACCGACGAGTCGACGCGGGCCAGCTCCTCCAGCGCGATGCCGAGGGCGAGGTAGTCGCCGCCCATGCCGCCGTACTCCTCCGGGAACGGCAGGCCGAACAGGCCCATGCGGCCCATCTCCCGGACGATCTCGTACGGGAACTCGTGCTGCTCGTAGAAGTCGCCGATCTTGGGTGCCACGACGTCGTGGGCGAACGCCTCCACCGTGCGGCGGAGGTCCTCGAGTTCGGGGCTGAGCTTGTGGTCCATGGTGGTCACTGATCCTTGTGGGAGTCGGCGTCGGAGCCGGCCGAGTCCTGGTGTGCCAGGGCTCGTACGGTGCGGGACGGGCTGGGCCGGCCCAGGTGGGCGGCCATCCAGACGCTGGTGGCGACGAGACGGCCGAGGTCGACCCCGGTGTCGATGCCGAGGCCGCGCAGCATCCACACGAGGTCTTCGGTGGCGAGGTTGCCGGTGGCGGACTTCGCGTAGGGGCAGCCGCCCAGTCCGCCGGCGGAGGCGTCGACCGTCGTGACGCCGTGCCGCAGCGCGGTCAGCGTGTTGGACAGGGCCTGGCCGTAGGTGTCGTGGAAGTGGACGCCCAGGGCGCTCACCGGCACACCGGCCGCGGTGAGCGCGCCGAGCAGGGCGCTCACCTGGCCCGGGGTCGCCACCCCGATCGTGTCGCCCAGGCTCAGTTCGTCGCAGCCCATGTCCAGCAGGGCGCGGCAGACCTTCACCACCTGGAGGACCGGGACCGGGCCCTCCCACGGGTCGCCGAAGCACATCGAGAGGTAGCCGCGGACGTGGACGTCCGCCTCCTTCGCCCGCGCCACCACCGGCTCGAACATGGTCAGGGCCTCGTCGAGCGTGCGGTTGAGGTTGGCCTTGGCGAAGGACTCCGTGGCACTGGCGAAGACCGCGACGCGGCGGGCGCCGAGCGCCAGGGCCCGGTCCAGGCCCCGTTCGTTCGGGACCAGCACCGGCAGCTCGACCGGCAGGTGGGCGACCGCCGGGAAGAGCTGCTCCGCGTCCGCCAGTTGCGGCACCCACTTGGGGTGCACGAAGCTCGTCGCCTCGATGGTGGTCAGTCCCGTGGCGGCCAGGCGGCGGATGAACTCCGCCTTCACCTGAGCCGGAACGGTCGCCTTCTCGTTCTGGAGGCCGTCGCGGGCGCCGACCTCGTGGACGCGGACCCGCGAGGGCAGGCCCTCCTCCGGTACGGCCATGGGCAGGCCCAGTTCGCAGGCGTTCACGCCGTCTCCTTTGCCCCGTCGTCGGTGGGTGTGATGACCGCCAGCACCTGGTCCATGGCGACCGTCGTGCCCGGTGCCACGTCCAGCTCGGCGACCGTGCCGGCGTGCGGGGCGGAGATGACGTGCTCCATCTTCATCGCCTCCACGACCAGCAGACTCTGCCCGGCGGCCACCTCGTCCCCGACGGCGACCTTCACCACCGTCACCGTGCCCGGCATGGGCGCGGTCAGCGAGTCGCCGCCCGCGTGGGCCGCGCCCGTCAGGGAGGCGGCGACCGGGTCGTGGTCGCGCACGTGCCAGGCGTCGCCGTCGCGGCCCAGCCAGTCGGCGGCGCGGTGGAAGGTGTGCCGGACGCCGTCCAGCGTCACCGCCACCCGGTCCTCGGTGACGGTGTGGGTGCCGCGCGGGGTGTGCTCCACCGGGTCGGTGATCCGCAGGTGGAAGGCGACCGGCTTCGGCTCGCCGCCCGTGCGCCAGCCGCTCGGCACCGAGAACGGGTCCGTCCAGCCGTCGCCGCGCGGTCGCAGCGCGTCCAGCCGTACGGCCGCCGCCGCCTCGTACACCTCCTCCGGTACGTCCGTGGGGACCAGGCCGTCGACCTCCCGCTCCACCAGCCCCGTGTCCAGCTCGCCCGCCACCACCGCCGGGTGGGCCAGCAGCCGGCGCAGGAACCCGGCATTGGTCTGCACGCCCAGCGTCACCGTCCGCGCCAGGGCCGCCCGGAGTCTGCGCAGCGCGGTGGCGCGGTCGGGACCGTAGGCGATCACCTTGGACAGCATCGGGTCGTAGAGGCTGCCGACCTCGCTGCCCTCGCTGAGCCCGGAGTCGGTGCGGACGCCGTCGCCCTCGGGCTCGTGCAGCCGCAGCACCGTGCCGCCGGACGGGAGGAAACCGCGCGCGCCCTCTTTGACGGACACGGTCTCCGCGCACAGCCGCGCCTCGATCGCGTGCCCGGTCAGCCGGACGTCCTCCTGCGCGAGGCCGAGCGGCTCGCCCGCCGCCACCCGCAACTGCCACTCCACCAGGTCCAGGCCGGTGACCAGCTCGGTCACCGGGTGCTCCACCTGGAGGCGGGTGTTCATCTCCATGAAGTAGTACTGGGAGGGGTCCTCGCCCGGCACGATGAACTCCACCGTGCCCGCGCCCCGGTACCCGCACGAGCGCGCCGCCTGTACGGCCGCCTCGCCCATCGCGGCGCGGGTCGCCTCGTCGAGGAGCACGCTCGGCGCCTCCTCGATGATCTTCTGGTGCCGGCGTTGCAGCGAGCACTCGCGCTCGCCCAGGTGCACGACGTTGCCGTGGCCGTCGGCCAGGACCTGGATCTCGATGTGCCGGGGCCGGTCGATCCACCGTTCCACCAGCAGCGTGTCGTCGCCGAAGGATGCGCGGGCCTCGCGGCGGGCGGCGGCGATCTCGTCGGCCAGCACGGCCGCGTCCCGCACCAGCCGCATGCCCTTGCCGCCACCGCCGGCCGACGGCTTCAGCAGCACCGGCGTCCCGATCTCGCGGGCGGCGTCGGCGAGCTGCGCGTCCGTCAGCCCGCTGCCGCTGGAGCCGGGGACGACCGGCACTCCGGCCGCCCGCACCGTCTCCTTGGCACGGATCTTGTCGCCCATCAGGGCGATGGCGTCGGCGGGCGGCCCGATGAAGACCAGCCCCGCCTCCTCGCACGCCCGCGCGAAACCGGCGTTCTCGGCGAGGAAGCCGTACCCGGGATGGACGGCCTGCGCCCCCGTCCGGGCCGCCGCCTCCAGCAACCGCTCGACGGACAGATAGCTCTCCGCCGCCGGCGCCGGACCGATCCGTACCGCCTCGTCGGCCTCCCGCACGTGCCTCGCGTCCGCGTCCGCGTCGGAGAAGACCGCCACCGAGCGCACGCCCATCGAGCGCAGGGTCCGGATGACACGCACCGCGATCTCACCGCGGTTGGCCACCAGTACCGTGTCGAACATAAGTCCCCTCCTCACATCCGGAAGACGCCGAACTGGGGCTCGCCCAGTGGCGCGTTGGCACACGCGGTCAGGGCCAGGCCCAGCACCTGCCGGGTGTCGGCGGGCTCGATCACCCCGTCGTCCCACAGGCGGGCGGTCGCGTAGTAGGCGTTCCCCTGGTGCTCGTACTGCGCGCGGATCGGCGCCTTGAAGGTCTCCTCCTCCTCGGCGGGCCAGTCCCGTCCGCGGGCCTCCAACTGGTCCCGCTTGACCGTGGCCAGCACGGACGCGGCCTGCTCGCCGCCCATGACGGAGATCTTGGCGCCCGGCCACATCCACAGGAAGCGCGGCGAGTACGCCCGCCCGCACATCGAGTAGTTCCCCGCGCCGTACGACCCGCCGACGACGACCGTCAGCTTGGGCACCCGCGTGCACGCCACCGCCGTCACCATCTTGGCGCCGTGCTTGGCGATGCCGCCGGCCTCGTAGTCCCTGCCGACCATGAACCCGGAGATGTTCTGCAGGAACACCAGCGGGATGCCGCGCTGGTCGCACAGCTCGATGAAGTGGGCGCCCTTCTGGGCCGACTCGGAGAAGAGGATGCCGTTGTTGGCGACGATCCCCACCGGGTGGCCGTGGATACGGGCGAAACCGGTGACCAGGGTCTGCCCGTACTCGGACTTGAACTCGGCGAACCGGGAGCCGTCCACCACCCGCGCGATGATCTCGCGGACGTCGTAGGGGGTGCGGGAGTCGACCGGGACCGAGCCGTACAGCCCGTCCGGGTCGACCTTGGGCTCGACGGCGGGCTCCACGCCCCAGGGCAGCGGGCCGCGTCCGGGCAGCGTGGAGACGATCTGCCGCACGATCCGCAGCGCGTGCGCGTCGTCCTCGGCCAGGTGGTCGGTCACCCCGGACACCCGTGAGTGGACCTCGCCGCCGCCCAGCTCCTCCGCCGTGACCACCTCACCGGTGGCCGCCTTCACCAGGGGCGGGCCGCCCAGGAAGATCGTCCCCTGCTCGCGGACGATCACCGCCTCGTCGCTCATCGCCGGGACGTACGCGCCGCCCGCCGTGCAGGAGCCGAGGACGGCGGCGATCTGCGGGATGCCGGCGCCGGACATCCGGGCCTGGTTGTAGAAGATCCGCCCGAAGTGCTCGCGGTCCGGGAAGACCTCGTCCTGCATCGGCAGGAAGGCGCCCCCCGAGTCGACGAGGTACAGGCACGGCAGCCGGTTCTCCAGCGCCACCTCCTGCGCCCTCAGGTGCTTCTTCACGGTCATCGGGTAGTACGTGCCGCCCTTGACGGTGGCGTCGTTGGCGACGATCACGCACTCCCGGCCGCCGACCCGCCCGATCCCGGCGATGACGCCGGCGGCCGGGGCCTGTCCGTCGTAGAGCCCGTCGGCCGCGAGCGGCGCCAGCTCCAGGAAGGGCGAGCCCGGATCGAGCAGCGTGTCCACGCGGTCGCGCGGCAGCAGCTTGCCGCGCGCGGTGTGCCGGGCCCGCGCCCGCTCCCCGCCGCCCAGCCGGGCCGCCGCGAGCTTGGCGCGCAGCTCCTGAACGAGGACGCGGTGCGCCTCCTCGTTGGCCCGAAAGGCCTCCGACGCGGGATCTGCCGCCGTCGTCAGCTCCGGTGCCTCGTGCATCCTGCGGTCCCCTCACCGATGGTCGATCAGTTAATGAGCGTTAACGCATTTCCTTCAGGTTAACGACCGCTAACCTCCCTGTCTAGAATCGACTCCATGGCCACGAGAACCGACGCCCCCACCCGCCGCGAGCAGATCCTCAAGGAGGCTGCCCGGCTCTTCGCCGAGCGCGGTTTCCACGGGGTCGGCGTCGACGAGATAGGCGCCGCGGTCGGTATCAGCGGCCCCGGCCTCTACCGGCACTTCGCCGGCAAGGACGCGATGCTCGCCGAACTGCTGGTCGGGATCAGCGACTCGCTGCTGACCGGGGCGAAGCGGCGGCTGGCGGAGGCCGAGCGGGTGACCGGCTCCGGCGCGGGGCCGGGGGCGGGACCCGGGGCCGGGGGCGCGGCGGGGCCCGAGGCGGTCCTCGACTCGCTCATCGAGGGTCACATCGACTTCGCGCTCGACGACCGCCCGCTCATCACCCTGCACGACCGCGAGCTGGACCGCCTCCGGGACGCCGACCGCAAGATGGTGCGCCAGCTCCAGCGGCAGTACGTCGAGCTGTGGGTCGGCGTGCTCCGCGAGGTCTATCCGGCCGTGGCCGAGCCCGCCGCCCGCTCGGCGGTCCACTCGGTCTTCGGCCTCCTGAACTCCACCCCGCACCTGGGCCGCCCCGGCTCCCTGCCGGGCCGCGCGGTGACGGCGTCGCTGCTGCACCGGATGGCGCGGGGGGCGTTCGCGGCGGTGGCCGCCGGCTGAAGGGGGGCGGCGGGGGCGGGGGAGTGACGAGGGTTACCCGCCTCCCGGTCTGGACGCCTCTCCCTACCCGCCGGTACGGTGAAGTCTGAGCAAGCGCTTAGATACGTACCCTGGAGGTGGCGCGGTGCGCCGTACGGTGTTCAACGAGGACCACGAGGCGTTCCGGGAGACCATCCGCGCCTTCATCGAGGCCGAGGTCGTCCCCGTCTACGACGAGTGGTTCGCCGCGGGCCAGGCGCCGCGCGAGTTCTACCACAAGCTCGGCGAGCTGGGCATCTTCGGCATCAACGTGCCCGAGGAGTTCGGCGGCGCGGGCATGGACAGCCACAAGTTCGAGGCCGTCCTGTACGAGGAGACCGCCCGCGCGGGCGTCCAGTTCGGCGGCTCCGGCGTGCACGTGCTGCTCGCCCTGCCGTACATCAACATGCTGGCCACCGACGAGCAGAAGAAGCGCTTCCTGCCGAAGTTCGTCACCGGCGAGGAGATGTGGGCGATCGCGATGACGGAGCCGGGCACCGGTTCCGACCTCGCCGGCATGAAGTCCACCGCCAAGCTCTCCGAGGACGGCACCCACTACGTCCTCAACGGCGCCAAGACCTTCATCACCGGCGGCGTGCACGCCGACAAGGTGATCGTCTGTGCCCGCACCGCCGCGCCCACGGCCGAGGACCGCCGCCACGGCATCTCCCTGTTCGCCGTGGACACCAAGTCCGAGGGCTACTCGGTGGGCCGCAAGCTGGACAAGCTGGGCCTGCGCACCTCCGACACCGCCGAGCTGGCCTTCGTCGACGTCAAGGTGCCCGTCGAGGACCTGCTCGGCGAGGAGAACAAGGGCTTCCACTACCTCGGCCACAACCTGGCCTCCGAGCGCTGGGGCATCGCCTTCGGCGCCTACGCCCAGGCCAAGGCCGCCGTCCGGTTCGCCAAGCAGTACGTGCAGGACCGCACCGTCTTCGGCAAGCCGGTCGCCCACTTCCAGAACACCAAGTTCGAGCTGGCCGCCTGCCAGGCCGAGGTGGACGCCGCCGAGGCCGTCGCCGACCGCGCGACCGAGGCCCTGGACGCCGGCGAGCTCACCCCCGCCGAGGCCGCCAGCGCCAAGCTGTTCTGCACCGAGGTCGCCCACCGCGTCATCGACCGCTGCCTCCAGCTCCACGGCGGCTACGGCTACATGAACGAGTACCCGATCGCCCGCCTGTACGCGGACAACCGCGTCAACCGCATCTACGGCGGCACCAGCGAGGTCATGAAGATGATCATCGCGAAGAACATGGGCCTGTAGACCACAGAGTCCCCAGGACATGAGCGACGCACTCCAGTCCCTCCTCGACCTGCTCGACCTCGAGCGGATCGAGGAGGACATCTACCGCGGCCACTCCCGCTCCGCCGTCGTCCCCCGGGTCTTCGGCGGGCAGGTGGCCGCCCAGGCCCTGGTCGCCGCCGGGCGCACGGTCCCCGAGGACCGGCACGCGCACTCCCTGCACGCGTACTTCCTGCGCCCCGGCGACCCCGGCGCCCCCATCGTCTACAACGTCGACCGGCTGCGCGACGGCCGCTCCTTCACCACGCGCCGCGTGGTCGCCGTCCAGCACGGCAAGCCGGTCTTCACCCTGTCGGCGTCCTTCCAGACGTACGAGGAGGGCCTCGACCACCAGGCCGCGATGCCGGCCGCACCGGACCCGGCGACCCTCCCCACCGGCGAGGAACGGCTGCGCGGCTACCCGCACCTGCCCGCCGACACCGTCGAACGCTTCCTCCAGGCCCGCGCCGCCGTCGACCTGCGCTACGTCGACGACCCGCCCTTCGGTGACTTCGGCGCACCCCGCGAGGCGCACTCCCAGGTGTGGTTCCGCACCAACGGCAAGCTCGCGGACGACCCCCTCCTGCACGTCGTCCTCGCCACCTACGTCTCCGACATGACCCTGCTCGACTCGGTCCTGCTCGCGCACGGCC
Coding sequences within it:
- a CDS encoding ABC transporter substrate-binding protein; amino-acid sequence: MFNARATHPTRRGILAAGGALGLGAVLAACGDEDANSGGAGKDTGSAKSGPWSFEDDRGTTVKLDEVPTRIVAFTGVAAALYDYGIEIEGVFGPTRTPDGKADVQAGDMDVSKLTIFGNKFDSFNVEQYAAFRPEVLLTTTFDDAGTLWYVPETSKDKIAKLAPSVAISVYDRQLPKPLQRMAELAESLGADMKATKVVEAKKKFEAAAERLRKAAKARPEIKVLAGSAAPDLFYVSGSNYSVDLEYFKALGVNIVEPPEEAKKATGGWFESLSWENADKYPADVIIMDDRASTIQPADITEGTWKALPAVKAGQVISRSPEPILSYDKCTPLLDNLAEAIENAKKVR
- a CDS encoding acyl-CoA dehydrogenase family protein, giving the protein MDHKLSPELEDLRRTVEAFAHDVVAPKIGDFYEQHEFPYEIVREMGRMGLFGLPFPEEYGGMGGDYLALGIALEELARVDSSVAITLEAGVSLGAMPLHLFGTEEQKRAWLPRLCSGEILGAFGLTEPDGGSDAGATRTTARLDEATDEWVINGTKCFITNSGTDITGLVTVTAVTGRRPDGRPLISAIIVPSGTPGFTVAAPYSKVGWNASDTRELSFSDVRVPAANLLGEQGRGYAQFLRILDEGRVAIAALGTGLAQGCVDESVRYAKERHAFGRPIGANQAIQFKIADMEMKAHTARLAWRDAASRLVAGDPFKKEAALAKLYSSTVAVDNAREATQIHGGYGFMNEYPVARMWRDAKILEIGEGTSEVQRMLIARELGLPG
- a CDS encoding hydroxymethylglutaryl-CoA lyase → MNACELGLPMAVPEEGLPSRVRVHEVGARDGLQNEKATVPAQVKAEFIRRLAATGLTTIEATSFVHPKWVPQLADAEQLFPAVAHLPVELPVLVPNERGLDRALALGARRVAVFASATESFAKANLNRTLDEALTMFEPVVARAKEADVHVRGYLSMCFGDPWEGPVPVLQVVKVCRALLDMGCDELSLGDTIGVATPGQVSALLGALTAAGVPVSALGVHFHDTYGQALSNTLTALRHGVTTVDASAGGLGGCPYAKSATGNLATEDLVWMLRGLGIDTGVDLGRLVATSVWMAAHLGRPSPSRTVRALAHQDSAGSDADSHKDQ
- a CDS encoding acetyl/propionyl/methylcrotonyl-CoA carboxylase subunit alpha; the encoded protein is MFDTVLVANRGEIAVRVIRTLRSMGVRSVAVFSDADADARHVREADEAVRIGPAPAAESYLSVERLLEAAARTGAQAVHPGYGFLAENAGFARACEEAGLVFIGPPADAIALMGDKIRAKETVRAAGVPVVPGSSGSGLTDAQLADAAREIGTPVLLKPSAGGGGKGMRLVRDAAVLADEIAAARREARASFGDDTLLVERWIDRPRHIEIQVLADGHGNVVHLGERECSLQRRHQKIIEEAPSVLLDEATRAAMGEAAVQAARSCGYRGAGTVEFIVPGEDPSQYYFMEMNTRLQVEHPVTELVTGLDLVEWQLRVAAGEPLGLAQEDVRLTGHAIEARLCAETVSVKEGARGFLPSGGTVLRLHEPEGDGVRTDSGLSEGSEVGSLYDPMLSKVIAYGPDRATALRRLRAALARTVTLGVQTNAGFLRRLLAHPAVVAGELDTGLVEREVDGLVPTDVPEEVYEAAAAVRLDALRPRGDGWTDPFSVPSGWRTGGEPKPVAFHLRITDPVEHTPRGTHTVTEDRVAVTLDGVRHTFHRAADWLGRDGDAWHVRDHDPVAASLTGAAHAGGDSLTAPMPGTVTVVKVAVGDEVAAGQSLLVVEAMKMEHVISAPHAGTVAELDVAPGTTVAMDQVLAVITPTDDGAKETA
- a CDS encoding carboxyl transferase domain-containing protein; translated protein: MHEAPELTTAADPASEAFRANEEAHRVLVQELRAKLAAARLGGGERARARHTARGKLLPRDRVDTLLDPGSPFLELAPLAADGLYDGQAPAAGVIAGIGRVGGRECVIVANDATVKGGTYYPMTVKKHLRAQEVALENRLPCLYLVDSGGAFLPMQDEVFPDREHFGRIFYNQARMSGAGIPQIAAVLGSCTAGGAYVPAMSDEAVIVREQGTIFLGGPPLVKAATGEVVTAEELGGGEVHSRVSGVTDHLAEDDAHALRIVRQIVSTLPGRGPLPWGVEPAVEPKVDPDGLYGSVPVDSRTPYDVREIIARVVDGSRFAEFKSEYGQTLVTGFARIHGHPVGIVANNGILFSESAQKGAHFIELCDQRGIPLVFLQNISGFMVGRDYEAGGIAKHGAKMVTAVACTRVPKLTVVVGGSYGAGNYSMCGRAYSPRFLWMWPGAKISVMGGEQAASVLATVKRDQLEARGRDWPAEEEETFKAPIRAQYEHQGNAYYATARLWDDGVIEPADTRQVLGLALTACANAPLGEPQFGVFRM
- a CDS encoding TetR/AcrR family transcriptional regulator encodes the protein MATRTDAPTRREQILKEAARLFAERGFHGVGVDEIGAAVGISGPGLYRHFAGKDAMLAELLVGISDSLLTGAKRRLAEAERVTGSGAGPGAGPGAGGAAGPEAVLDSLIEGHIDFALDDRPLITLHDRELDRLRDADRKMVRQLQRQYVELWVGVLREVYPAVAEPAARSAVHSVFGLLNSTPHLGRPGSLPGRAVTASLLHRMARGAFAAVAAG
- a CDS encoding acyl-CoA dehydrogenase family protein, giving the protein MRRTVFNEDHEAFRETIRAFIEAEVVPVYDEWFAAGQAPREFYHKLGELGIFGINVPEEFGGAGMDSHKFEAVLYEETARAGVQFGGSGVHVLLALPYINMLATDEQKKRFLPKFVTGEEMWAIAMTEPGTGSDLAGMKSTAKLSEDGTHYVLNGAKTFITGGVHADKVIVCARTAAPTAEDRRHGISLFAVDTKSEGYSVGRKLDKLGLRTSDTAELAFVDVKVPVEDLLGEENKGFHYLGHNLASERWGIAFGAYAQAKAAVRFAKQYVQDRTVFGKPVAHFQNTKFELAACQAEVDAAEAVADRATEALDAGELTPAEAASAKLFCTEVAHRVIDRCLQLHGGYGYMNEYPIARLYADNRVNRIYGGTSEVMKMIIAKNMGL
- a CDS encoding acyl-CoA thioesterase gives rise to the protein MSDALQSLLDLLDLERIEEDIYRGHSRSAVVPRVFGGQVAAQALVAAGRTVPEDRHAHSLHAYFLRPGDPGAPIVYNVDRLRDGRSFTTRRVVAVQHGKPVFTLSASFQTYEEGLDHQAAMPAAPDPATLPTGEERLRGYPHLPADTVERFLQARAAVDLRYVDDPPFGDFGAPREAHSQVWFRTNGKLADDPLLHVVLATYVSDMTLLDSVLLAHGRGGWAVGDVVGASLDHAMWFHRPFRADEWLLYDQQSPSASGGRGLGQARIFTEDGRLAISVIQEGVVRVPREH